A genomic segment from Gracilimonas sediminicola encodes:
- a CDS encoding translocation/assembly module TamB domain-containing protein gives MSEKNTHIMVRILKVTGWTLLALFILGAALRLSLKTSPVHNFAKNKITSLANQQLNGTLSIGNIDGDLWNDFIVTSITLQQTDTLASIDTLGIRYNIWSLLNSSFQAQQIRVNGLKASIIEEADTTFNVQNLVKEAEPTQPSSESAFGLYLEKILVENSSVFVRSSSYLPDSALTIENLNASAGFYLDEDISGSLSSLSFKVKEGRLPSAIAVETAGSYQNQEITLNRLVVETGRSMFNASAFANLQDSTFNARAETNPFSLKDLQAYLQNDIPAQELQLGLKVGGSADSLHIEVTAEGEGFDEFLAITDLSFSGIPTLKKLGISAQNIDVGYFTNDSVKAYIGGFQATVEGQITQNYQNMNATWGYTLSGIRYQDYVFEEFFGSGTIANEELRANFELSDGEDKIIANPSVQQLFDEHPSWQVPVVVSNLDIGWWLQNPELNGKLSLRGRLDGKGFQPSEQPWTFRLYPSSSAKSRPAFVNKPGKPKRMIPHVGTDTLTINGQVVSDFNIQGSVTKDSLKAGGFVQLIDSKISFNSAVADYLGEAPSYSYTVNTSSFNASEIAGVEDFPTSINLKATGSGRYFDPEKIELQSNLLIDSSYVNGAAFDRLNIMANLNGDILTISEGDLNSEVIEGTFSGRRNLQDQSDPMNKLAVDMKIKNLQPLASVLGIQLLSAQGTVTGNITEKENRLQFDGNVDLQDFKYDTLLSAQSIEGNTLIGIGDNYSYDLTLNFGQPAYSDFALQDIHFETIGIASPDSMNGTFMLDIESDDAGEITQSGNYEINLESLRTHLMWQKFDFTTPARVLSLQSPFRLTYQDATIQTDTLHLQSDGGTYLTMAIPYADSLKQEGWIRGRDFDFGVIQEIIFDERLVDGILSGNMRFANSPQDLSGDGLLTFTNLAYQGTEVDTMNLNFSLVAERLKAELGLKMNGEEKVSGRMDVPFVAADPATLDDSFFEEPVSGQFLINPVQLSEFQNLLNAFGITGTSGILSFNGELSGTAGEPDMEGIFQLADPTLSGIKIDSAFAEFRYHHQQKNVTANAEIRARGQQAASIRSELPISVDFRTLAMNMPDENDSLYISMVTDDFNLSVFNDFLDKQYMNKLRGMLNADIEIAGTKSTLTPQGYLRLDKGELSVPIAGIKLTEIKSEFDFNESGLRLNQLTARSGSGGFNASGSIDMEGITPTNLNIDAKASRFRLANTSDYNLTIDLDSKLSGKPTRPTASGELRIKNGFVYLQDFGERSVETVELEGEEISSFSAYDSLSIDMRFVIERNFLIRNRRYLDMEIAMTGELDAQKQVEQDLQLFGTLNAQRGYVRPLGKQFTLDEGTFTFSGPVTNPDLFIKTSYVPQSSQKQGDPIILYYIIEGQAEDPDFRFESTPQMEQQDIVCYTLFNKPCYALESWQQVVSGSSGSSPTDLLVDVLLDEFEALATQQLGIDVVQIDNSGANGNPSIKTGWYLNRRTFFAIVNEISGATPETLFILEYLLTKNLDLILTQGDDNRQGIDIRWQYDY, from the coding sequence TACCGGCTGGACTCTGCTCGCACTTTTCATTCTGGGAGCAGCTCTGCGTCTTTCCCTGAAAACCTCACCAGTTCACAATTTTGCCAAAAATAAGATTACCTCGCTGGCAAACCAGCAACTCAACGGCACCTTATCCATTGGTAATATCGATGGGGATTTATGGAATGATTTTATCGTAACCTCCATCACCCTACAACAAACCGACACCCTCGCAAGTATAGACACGCTGGGCATCAGGTATAATATTTGGTCGCTGCTGAACAGCTCATTTCAGGCACAGCAAATCCGGGTCAATGGACTGAAAGCGTCAATTATTGAAGAAGCCGACACAACCTTCAATGTTCAAAACCTGGTTAAGGAAGCCGAGCCGACTCAGCCTTCTTCAGAATCGGCATTTGGTCTGTATCTGGAAAAAATCCTCGTAGAAAACAGTTCGGTTTTCGTGCGCTCGTCTTCCTACTTACCCGACTCTGCCCTGACTATTGAAAACCTGAATGCCTCAGCCGGCTTTTATTTAGACGAAGATATTTCCGGTTCCCTGTCTTCTCTTTCTTTTAAGGTGAAGGAAGGGCGGCTCCCGTCAGCCATCGCTGTTGAAACAGCCGGATCTTATCAGAATCAGGAAATAACTTTAAACCGACTGGTTGTTGAAACCGGTCGGTCGATGTTCAATGCCAGCGCCTTTGCCAACCTTCAGGATTCTACCTTTAATGCCCGGGCAGAAACAAACCCCTTCTCACTGAAAGACCTGCAAGCTTACTTACAGAATGACATTCCTGCTCAGGAATTACAATTAGGCTTAAAAGTAGGAGGCAGTGCCGACTCCCTCCATATCGAAGTGACCGCAGAAGGGGAAGGCTTTGATGAATTTCTGGCCATTACTGATCTCTCGTTTTCAGGAATCCCCACACTCAAAAAACTCGGAATAAGTGCTCAAAATATTGATGTCGGCTATTTTACCAACGATTCTGTAAAAGCGTATATTGGAGGATTTCAGGCCACCGTTGAAGGGCAGATTACGCAGAATTATCAGAATATGAATGCCACCTGGGGTTACACACTCAGCGGCATTCGCTATCAGGATTATGTGTTTGAAGAATTTTTTGGCAGCGGAACTATCGCAAATGAAGAACTACGTGCAAACTTTGAGTTAAGCGACGGGGAAGATAAAATTATTGCAAACCCATCTGTTCAACAACTTTTTGATGAGCATCCTTCATGGCAAGTGCCTGTTGTTGTTTCAAACCTGGACATTGGTTGGTGGCTGCAAAACCCTGAACTCAATGGGAAATTAAGCCTCAGAGGCCGGTTGGATGGGAAGGGATTTCAACCCTCGGAACAACCATGGACATTCCGCTTATATCCGAGTTCGTCTGCCAAGAGCCGACCTGCTTTTGTAAATAAACCCGGCAAACCAAAGCGCATGATTCCTCACGTGGGTACTGATACACTTACAATCAATGGTCAGGTAGTATCGGATTTCAATATTCAGGGTTCTGTCACCAAAGACTCTCTAAAAGCCGGAGGTTTTGTGCAGCTGATTGATAGTAAGATTTCGTTTAACAGTGCTGTTGCGGATTATCTCGGTGAGGCACCTTCTTATTCATATACAGTTAACACCTCCTCGTTTAATGCTTCAGAAATTGCCGGAGTTGAGGATTTCCCCACCAGTATCAATCTCAAGGCAACAGGTTCTGGACGTTATTTTGATCCTGAAAAGATCGAACTGCAATCCAATCTACTCATTGATTCAAGCTATGTAAACGGCGCTGCTTTCGACCGCCTCAACATCATGGCCAACCTAAACGGGGATATTCTCACTATCTCGGAAGGTGACCTTAACAGCGAGGTTATTGAAGGAACCTTTTCCGGTCGCCGTAACCTTCAGGATCAATCGGACCCAATGAATAAACTGGCGGTGGATATGAAAATCAAAAACCTCCAGCCTTTAGCATCCGTGCTTGGCATTCAGCTACTGAGTGCGCAAGGAACCGTGACCGGAAACATCACCGAAAAAGAAAACCGGCTTCAGTTTGACGGCAACGTGGACTTACAAGACTTCAAATACGATACCCTTCTGTCCGCACAATCCATTGAAGGAAACACGCTGATAGGTATTGGCGATAATTACAGCTACGATCTGACGCTCAACTTCGGTCAGCCTGCTTACTCTGACTTTGCCCTGCAAGACATTCATTTTGAAACCATTGGCATTGCCTCTCCCGACTCCATGAATGGCACTTTTATGCTGGATATTGAAAGTGACGATGCCGGTGAAATCACCCAGTCGGGAAATTACGAAATCAATCTTGAGTCACTACGCACCCACCTGATGTGGCAGAAATTTGATTTTACAACCCCTGCCCGGGTGCTTTCCCTCCAATCTCCATTCCGGCTGACTTACCAGGATGCAACCATTCAGACCGACACCCTTCACCTGCAATCGGATGGCGGCACCTATTTAACTATGGCTATCCCCTATGCTGATTCTTTGAAGCAGGAAGGCTGGATTCGCGGCCGGGATTTTGACTTTGGAGTGATCCAGGAGATTATTTTTGATGAGCGTTTGGTGGATGGCATTCTTTCTGGAAATATGCGGTTCGCAAACAGTCCTCAGGATCTATCCGGTGACGGACTCCTGACCTTCACCAATCTTGCCTACCAGGGCACCGAGGTTGATACCATGAATTTGAATTTCAGCCTGGTAGCCGAGCGGTTGAAGGCGGAGCTCGGGCTTAAAATGAATGGAGAGGAAAAAGTATCCGGACGAATGGATGTTCCGTTTGTTGCTGCCGACCCCGCCACCCTTGATGATTCCTTTTTCGAAGAACCGGTAAGCGGGCAATTTCTAATAAACCCTGTCCAACTGAGTGAATTCCAGAACCTGCTGAATGCTTTCGGTATAACCGGTACAAGCGGGATACTCTCCTTCAATGGAGAACTTTCAGGTACAGCAGGGGAACCTGACATGGAAGGAATTTTTCAACTTGCCGACCCCACGCTTTCTGGCATTAAAATTGACTCTGCCTTTGCCGAATTCCGATATCATCACCAACAAAAAAATGTAACCGCAAATGCTGAAATACGGGCACGTGGGCAGCAAGCGGCTTCTATCCGATCTGAGCTGCCGATTTCTGTGGACTTCCGGACTTTAGCTATGAATATGCCGGATGAAAATGATTCGCTTTACATCAGTATGGTTACCGATGATTTCAACTTATCGGTGTTCAATGATTTTCTGGATAAGCAGTACATGAACAAGTTGCGGGGCATGCTGAATGCAGACATCGAAATTGCCGGTACCAAGAGCACCCTCACACCTCAGGGATATCTGCGGCTTGACAAAGGGGAGCTTTCCGTGCCCATAGCCGGTATCAAGCTCACCGAAATTAAGTCTGAATTTGATTTTAATGAATCGGGCCTTCGGCTGAATCAGCTCACGGCAAGAAGTGGCAGTGGCGGATTTAACGCCAGTGGTTCCATTGACATGGAGGGCATCACCCCAACCAACCTTAATATTGATGCCAAAGCTTCCCGCTTCCGTCTGGCCAACACTTCGGATTACAATCTTACCATTGACCTGGACAGCAAGTTGTCCGGCAAACCAACCCGACCTACGGCATCCGGTGAACTTCGCATTAAAAATGGATTTGTATACCTGCAGGATTTTGGAGAAAGATCAGTTGAAACCGTTGAGCTTGAAGGGGAAGAAATCTCCTCATTCAGTGCCTATGATTCACTGTCCATTGATATGCGTTTCGTAATTGAGCGTAACTTCCTGATTCGTAACCGGCGCTACCTTGACATGGAAATTGCCATGACGGGCGAACTGGATGCACAAAAGCAGGTTGAACAGGACCTGCAACTATTTGGAACACTGAACGCGCAGCGCGGATATGTTCGCCCATTAGGCAAACAATTTACCCTTGATGAAGGAACCTTCACGTTCAGCGGTCCGGTTACAAATCCCGACTTGTTCATCAAAACCAGTTATGTTCCCCAGTCTTCCCAAAAGCAGGGTGACCCTATCATCCTATATTACATCATCGAAGGGCAAGCTGAGGATCCGGATTTCAGGTTTGAAAGTACTCCTCAAATGGAGCAGCAGGATATCGTTTGCTACACCCTCTTTAATAAGCCGTGCTATGCGTTAGAGTCGTGGCAGCAAGTGGTGAGTGGAAGCAGTGGTTCATCCCCCACCGATTTACTGGTAGATGTGCTGCTGGATGAATTTGAGGCGCTGGCTACCCAACAACTTGGAATTGATGTGGTCCAGATTGATAACTCGGGGGCAAATGGAAATCCATCGATAAAAACCGGCTGGTACCTGAATCGCCGAACGTTCTTCGCAATCGTGAATGAAATAAGTGGCGCAACCCCGGAAACCCTGTTTATCCTCGAATATCTGCTCACCAAGAATCTTGACCTCATCCTTACACAGGGCGACGACAACCGGCAAGGCATCGACATCCGCTGGCAGTATGATTATTAA
- a CDS encoding MBL fold metallo-hydrolase — MKRREFLLKSALMGAAATLPLHKFFAAVQESPFTTLRRNVGTFVGRGGTIGWLVNEDAVVIVDSQFPESAKTCISGLEEMTDIAFDVLINTHHHGDHTAGNPAFKEKVKRIVAHKNVPDLQKASAESRGQEALDAQVYPDTTYEEKWSEDVGDETVHLTHYGPAHTGGDSVIYFEKANIAHMGDLMFNRAHPFIDRGAGASISNWITTLNRTADDFPSDAMYIFGHGNSNFGITGSAEDLEVMSEFLSALLDFTQKGIDAGMTKEELMNKETLNGFEDFKAPGWRLPLSANIEVAYAELTEDNG; from the coding sequence ATGAAACGCCGAGAATTTTTATTGAAATCAGCCTTAATGGGAGCTGCCGCTACATTGCCACTCCATAAATTTTTTGCGGCCGTGCAGGAAAGTCCGTTTACCACTCTTCGAAGAAATGTGGGGACTTTTGTTGGCCGGGGAGGAACCATTGGCTGGCTGGTAAATGAAGATGCGGTGGTGATTGTAGATTCTCAGTTTCCTGAGTCGGCCAAAACCTGCATCTCGGGCTTGGAAGAAATGACGGACATAGCTTTTGATGTGCTGATTAATACGCATCATCATGGCGATCATACAGCAGGGAATCCGGCCTTCAAAGAAAAAGTGAAGCGTATTGTTGCTCATAAAAATGTACCGGATCTGCAAAAAGCCTCAGCGGAATCACGTGGTCAGGAAGCACTGGATGCCCAGGTTTATCCGGACACCACCTATGAAGAAAAATGGTCGGAAGATGTGGGGGATGAAACCGTTCACCTGACTCACTACGGCCCGGCGCACACCGGTGGGGATTCAGTTATTTATTTCGAGAAAGCGAATATAGCTCACATGGGTGACTTGATGTTTAACCGTGCTCATCCCTTTATTGATCGCGGAGCCGGAGCTTCCATTTCAAACTGGATTACCACACTGAACCGAACAGCGGATGATTTTCCGTCAGATGCGATGTACATATTCGGGCATGGCAATTCAAATTTCGGAATTACGGGAAGTGCTGAAGATCTGGAAGTAATGAGTGAGTTTCTTTCCGCTCTCTTAGATTTCACTCAAAAGGGAATTGATGCCGGGATGACTAAAGAAGAGCTGATGAACAAAGAAACCCTGAACGGTTTTGAGGACTTCAAAGCTCCGGGATGGAGACTTCCGCTAAGCGCGAATATCGAAGTGGCCTATGCTGAATTAACAGAAGACAATGGATAA
- a CDS encoding YitT family protein encodes MDQEKTLTDGKREQQELNEPNQPEPQKHSVFDDIQGIVIGSLLAAFGIAIFSHMNFLIGGTAGVSFLVQYTTDFSFGVVFFVINLPFYVLAVKKLGWEFTIKTFLAVFGVSFLTEFIPIIFEFGEINPWFAAIFGGFLIGSGLLMLFRHKASLGGLNILSIYVQEYFQISAGKFQMVADTIIILAAFFVVDWKALAFSVLASVALNIILAINHKPGRYRGMS; translated from the coding sequence ATGGACCAAGAGAAAACACTGACCGACGGTAAGAGAGAACAACAAGAACTAAACGAACCCAACCAACCGGAACCACAGAAGCATTCTGTTTTTGATGACATTCAGGGCATTGTAATTGGCTCGCTGTTGGCGGCTTTCGGTATCGCCATCTTTTCGCATATGAACTTCCTGATTGGGGGTACGGCGGGGGTGTCGTTCTTAGTACAGTACACAACGGACTTCAGCTTTGGGGTTGTTTTCTTTGTGATCAACCTACCCTTTTATGTGCTTGCCGTGAAAAAGCTGGGATGGGAATTTACCATCAAGACTTTTTTGGCTGTATTTGGAGTTTCATTTCTTACCGAGTTCATCCCAATAATCTTTGAGTTCGGGGAAATTAACCCGTGGTTCGCAGCTATTTTCGGAGGCTTTCTGATCGGGAGTGGCCTTCTTATGCTCTTCAGGCACAAAGCCAGTTTGGGTGGGTTGAATATCCTGTCTATTTATGTGCAGGAATATTTTCAAATCAGTGCTGGTAAGTTTCAAATGGTGGCGGATACCATCATCATCCTGGCGGCCTTTTTCGTGGTTGACTGGAAAGCTCTCGCTTTTTCGGTATTGGCATCGGTTGCCCTGAATATCATTCTGGCTATTAATCACAAGCCTGGCCGCTATCGCGGAATGAGTTAG
- a CDS encoding co-chaperone GroES: protein MIQEYLNSIEKFVVVGDRVLIKPRDMETHTRSGLVLPASVKEKEEIQSGYIVKTGPGYPIPNTDIEETWKGSTDTKYIGMQAIEGDLAIFLKKQAYEIEFENEKYLIVPHAAILLLIRDEQIT from the coding sequence ATGATACAAGAATATTTGAACTCCATTGAGAAATTTGTGGTTGTGGGCGACCGGGTGCTCATCAAGCCGCGAGATATGGAAACCCACACCCGGAGCGGACTGGTGCTTCCGGCTTCTGTAAAGGAGAAAGAAGAAATCCAAAGTGGCTACATCGTAAAAACCGGCCCGGGTTATCCCATCCCGAATACCGATATCGAGGAGACCTGGAAAGGAAGCACCGATACTAAGTACATTGGCATGCAGGCTATTGAAGGAGATTTAGCCATTTTCCTGAAAAAACAGGCCTACGAAATTGAATTTGAAAACGAAAAATATTTAATCGTCCCGCACGCAGCTATCCTGTTGCTCATCAGGGATGAACAAATCACTTAA